In the Mytilus trossulus isolate FHL-02 chromosome 1, PNRI_Mtr1.1.1.hap1, whole genome shotgun sequence genome, one interval contains:
- the LOC134722279 gene encoding uncharacterized protein LOC134722279 codes for MNPQEKAKFASFFKKSTDKTNSSWNSKKILQKITNARKLQRNRVSNSETQKPASEGQRRFRAVVHVTKAAVYRAPKLLDINLDTPRVKPEIKTTATTTKLKTNILQGVIDKKLEYDADIPSVNAICCDEKNSVWVGCWNRSSVRSLTCHDKIEPKEQYDTPVSDMTVMPTGDILFTKFGDCAIKKLSRTDGTISTFRGCMPLYPEGIHVTRSGDILVTVVDASNFLVTKTTTRKVVKMNDAGKVIKEIEYGNRGLKLFILPYRVTENVNGDICVVNRTGVYLGQIVVLDKEGNLKFTYDGNPSQHCNDFIPMSIACDNNGCIIVADPSDYAIHILDKTGILLQYLNTNKIGISPPLSVCVDQKGFLWVGCMTEEGKQSYTSKVYALC; via the coding sequence ATGAATCCACAAGAAAAAGCTAAATTTGCGTCGTTTTTTAAGAAATCTACAGATAAAACTAATTCCTCTTGGAACTCAAAGAAGATTCTCCAGAAAATTACAAATGCTCGGAAACTGCAGAGAAATAGAGTGTCAAATTCCGAAACTCAAAAACCAGCCAGTGAAGGCCAGCGGAGGTTTCGAGCAGTAGTACATGTAACTAAAGCAGCAGTTTATAGAGCTCCAAAGTTGTTAGATATCAATTTGGACACTCCAAGAGTTAAACCAGAGATCAAAACTACAGCAAcgacaacaaaattaaaaactaacaTTTTGCAAGGTGTAATTGACAAAAAACTTGAGTATGACGCTGACATACCGTCTGTCAATGCAATATGCTGTGATGAGAAGAATTCAGTTTGGGTAGGATGCTGGAACAGGTCATCAGTTCGTAGTCTCACGTGCCATGATAAAATAGAACCTAAAGAACAATACGATACACCAGTCTCTGATATGACTGTGATGCCAACAGGAGATATTCTCTTCACTAAATTTGGCGATTGTGCAATAAAGAAGCTATCGAGAACGGATGGAACTATATCTACGTTTCGTGGCTGTATGCCCCTTTACCCAGAGGGTATTCATGTAACAAGATCGGGAGACATACTAGTGACTGTTGTTGATGCATCAAATTTTCTCGTTACCAAAACGACCACACGAAAAGTTGTCAAAATGAATGACGCGGGAAAAGTCATTAAGGAAATCGAATATGGCAACCGCGGACTCAAACTTTTCATTTTACCATACAGAGTAACTGAAAATGTAAATGGTGATATTTGCGTCGTTAATAGAACAGGGGTGTACCTCGGACAAATTGTTGTACTTGATAAAGAAGGAAATTTAAAGTTTACATATGATGGAAATCCAAGCCAGCATTGTAATGACTTTATACCAATGAGTATAGCTTGTGACAATAACGGTTGTATCATTGTTGCAGATCCTAGTGACTATGCTATCCATATCCTGGATAAAACAGGCATTTTGCTTCAATATTTGAACACTAATAAGATAGGTATTAGTCCCCCTTTGAGTGTGTGTGTGGACCAAAAAGGGTTTTTGTGGGTTGGGTGTATGACAGAAGAAGGAAAACAATCATATACTTCTAAAGTATATGCACTATGTTga